The following is a genomic window from Nicotiana tabacum cultivar K326 chromosome 3, ASM71507v2, whole genome shotgun sequence.
GCCACTTTCTCTTTTGCAGTTCCCAGGCAAGAGATACTTGTACTTCTCGGGATTTTCCAGCAGATGAGCAGGAAGATTCACGGCTGAGTAAGAATGAGGGACGGGTCCCATGTTACCAATGATATCCTTGAATGTGTACTCCTCAGGAAGCATGTCGTATAAATCAGCCCCTTGACAAATGATATCTTGTATTCTTTTAGGGTTCAAATAATGCAGAAACCTTATTCTATCAGTGTGGCTGTAAGCTTTCATCTTGAATATGAAGTCAGATATCTGACGGAAACAAAAGCTACAATGCCAACCTGAATCTGCCAAAAGGTAATCAGTTTGACGATAGTGTACGTATCTAGTCTTGCCTTTCTGATACCTGTGGACTGAAGCTCTCCAACTTCTGTGCTGAATTTGAAATTCGAACGAGTACAAATAATTCCTCAAATGAAGGTGAAGAATTGGAGGAATGTCGTCACACCACCTCAAAAGATCGATGGTATGCCTACTAGGAATTTCATCAACATCAGACATTATCAACAAATCATC
Proteins encoded in this region:
- the LOC107769460 gene encoding uncharacterized protein LOC107769460 isoform X3, which gives rise to MSRLRCMLRGLDLKAIIFLIVFVPTCIVGIYLHGQKITYFLRPLWQSPPKPFIEVTHYYHENVSMENLCKQHGWGIREYPRRVYDAVLFSNEVDMLTIRWKELYPYITQFVLLESNSTFTGLPKPYTFAINRDQFKFVEPRLTYGTIGGRFKKGENPFVEEAYQRVALDQLLRIAGIEDDDLLIMSDVDEIPSRHTIDLLRWCDDIPPILHLHLRNYLYSFEFQIQHRSWRASVHRYQKGKTRYVHYRQTDYLLADSGWHCSFCFRQISDFIFKMKAYSHTDRIRFLHYLNPKRIQDIICQGADLYDMLPEEYTFKDIIGNMGPVPHSYSAVNLPAHLLENPEKYKYLLPGNCKRESG